In the bacterium genome, one interval contains:
- a CDS encoding VWA domain-containing protein has product MTDGPALVAAARAENICALAARFGAALREAELEVPVGSMITFLAALGAVGVDTRAKVYWCGRATLVHRPEDFDTYDVVFTRFWEGIDPQSLLPPPPVAEVTLAFDDLEGDGPDGDGEDDSDTIAVRYSPYELLREKDFADCSADELAELAQLMSQLRLGGVMRRSRRLQAVRVPRGRPDLRRTVRRALQAGGEPITRSFRQPGEQPRRLVLLLDVSGSMESYARALLRFVHAAVVARRRVEAFALGTRLTRLTRELSTRDPDAAFDRAAGAVEDWSGGTRLGRSIGVFCDLWGVRGMARGAVVVILSDGWDRGEPAVMAESMGRLGRVAHKIIWVNPLKSTPGYAPLAQGMAAALPFVDEFVEGHSLASLEELANRVAA; this is encoded by the coding sequence GTGACCGACGGCCCGGCTCTCGTCGCCGCGGCGCGAGCTGAGAACATCTGCGCTCTGGCGGCCCGCTTCGGCGCCGCGCTGCGCGAGGCGGAGCTGGAAGTGCCGGTGGGTTCGATGATCACCTTCCTGGCGGCGCTGGGCGCAGTCGGGGTGGACACCCGCGCCAAGGTGTACTGGTGCGGTCGCGCCACGCTGGTGCACCGGCCCGAGGACTTCGACACCTACGACGTGGTGTTCACCCGCTTCTGGGAGGGGATCGACCCGCAGAGCCTGCTCCCGCCGCCGCCGGTGGCGGAGGTCACCCTCGCCTTCGACGACCTCGAGGGGGACGGTCCCGACGGCGATGGCGAGGACGACTCGGACACCATCGCGGTGCGCTACAGCCCCTACGAGTTGCTGCGGGAGAAGGACTTCGCCGACTGCTCCGCCGACGAGCTGGCCGAACTGGCTCAACTGATGAGCCAGTTGCGGCTCGGCGGCGTGATGCGCCGGTCACGGCGGTTGCAGGCCGTGCGGGTGCCGCGGGGACGGCCCGACCTGCGCCGCACGGTGCGCCGGGCGCTGCAGGCCGGCGGCGAGCCGATCACCCGGTCGTTCCGCCAACCCGGCGAGCAGCCCCGCCGCCTGGTGCTGCTGCTCGACGTGAGCGGATCGATGGAGTCCTACGCCCGGGCGCTGCTGCGCTTCGTGCACGCCGCGGTGGTGGCTCGCCGCCGGGTGGAGGCCTTCGCTCTGGGAACCCGGCTCACCCGCCTCACCCGCGAGCTCTCGACCCGCGACCCCGACGCAGCCTTCGACCGTGCCGCCGGCGCGGTCGAGGACTGGTCCGGCGGTACCCGCCTGGGCCGCTCGATCGGCGTCTTCTGCGACCTGTGGGGGGTGCGGGGAATGGCCCGGGGCGCTGTCGTCGTGATCCTCTCCGACGGTTGGGATCGGGGGGAGCCGGCGGTCATGGCCGAGAGCATGGGCCGCCTCGGCCGGGTGGCACACAAGATCATCTGGGTCAACCCTCTCAAGTCCACGCCCGGCTATGCGCCCCTCGCCCAGGGGATGGCGGCAGCGCTGCCATTCGTGGACGAGTTCGTGGAGGGCCACTCGCTGGCATCGCTGGAAGAACTGGCCAACAGGGTCGCGGCCTGA
- a CDS encoding XdhC family protein: MQELLDDIDRWRAAGQRVAVARVTDLDGSGPRDPGAAMAVNEAGEVSGSVSGGCVEGAVVAEALEVLEAGERRMVSFGYSDDEAFAVGLTCGGTIHLFVEPLDW, translated from the coding sequence ATGCAGGAGTTGCTGGACGATATCGACCGCTGGCGAGCGGCCGGTCAGCGTGTGGCGGTGGCCCGCGTGACCGATCTCGACGGGTCAGGCCCGCGGGACCCGGGCGCCGCCATGGCGGTGAACGAGGCGGGCGAGGTGTCGGGCTCGGTGTCGGGCGGTTGCGTGGAGGGCGCGGTGGTGGCCGAGGCGCTGGAGGTGCTCGAGGCGGGTGAGCGGCGCATGGTGAGCTTCGGCTACAGCGACGACGAGGCGTTCGCCGTGGGTCTCACCTGCGGCGGCACGATCCACCTCTTCGTCGAGCCGCTGGACTGGTAG
- a CDS encoding xanthine dehydrogenase family protein subunit M produces MIPAAFDYVRAGSAEEAVATLATHGDEAKLLAGGHSLIPLMRFRLARPAVLVDIGRLDDLSYIRDGGDHVAIGALTRHRAVETSDLVAARAGLLGEVTSHVGDPQVRHRGTLGGAVAHGDPASDIPSALIALGATLVATGSQGSREISVDDFFSGFLETALADDEMLTEVRIPAADGARWGFEKFNRRAQDWAIVGVSAVVRAGGEVGVGLVNMDSTPVRAAAVESALAGGASGAEAAELAAEGCEPTEDLNASVEYRRHLARVLTRRALEAAGL; encoded by the coding sequence GTGATCCCTGCAGCTTTCGACTACGTCCGCGCCGGCTCCGCGGAGGAGGCCGTCGCCACCCTCGCCACCCACGGTGACGAGGCGAAACTCCTGGCAGGGGGACACTCGCTGATCCCCCTCATGCGGTTCCGCCTGGCACGCCCGGCCGTCCTCGTGGACATCGGGCGTCTCGACGACCTGTCGTACATCCGCGACGGGGGCGACCACGTGGCGATCGGGGCGCTGACGCGCCACCGCGCCGTCGAGACCAGCGACCTGGTTGCGGCCCGTGCGGGCCTGCTGGGCGAGGTCACCTCGCACGTCGGCGACCCGCAGGTGCGCCACCGGGGGACCCTCGGCGGGGCGGTCGCCCACGGCGATCCGGCCTCGGACATTCCCTCGGCACTCATCGCGCTCGGCGCCACCTTGGTGGCCACCGGCTCGCAGGGCAGCAGGGAGATCTCCGTCGACGACTTCTTCAGCGGCTTCCTGGAGACGGCGCTGGCCGACGACGAGATGCTGACCGAGGTGCGCATTCCCGCTGCCGACGGCGCCCGCTGGGGTTTCGAGAAGTTCAACCGCCGTGCTCAGGACTGGGCGATCGTGGGGGTGTCAGCGGTCGTGCGCGCCGGCGGCGAGGTGGGCGTGGGACTGGTGAACATGGACTCGACGCCTGTGCGGGCCGCCGCCGTCGAGAGCGCTCTGGCGGGCGGGGCTTCGGGCGCCGAGGCGGCGGAGTTGGCCGCCGAGGGCTGCGAACCCACCGAGGATCTCAACGCCAGCGTCGAGTACCGCCGGCACCTGGCCCGGGTCCTGACGCGACGGGCACTCGAAGCCGCCGGGTTGTAG
- a CDS encoding MoxR family ATPase: MGVGPGSVTEVADGLRANDYLPSEGLATAIFLALSLQRPLLLEGEAGVGKTEVAKTLAGWLGSRLIRLQCYEGIDVSQAVYEWDYSRQLLHLRTAEATGGASGADAAALEDSLYSERFLVKRPLLDAISHDDPVPPVLLIDEVDRSDDEFEAFLLEVLSDWSITVPELGTFRAAAPPIVVVTSNRTRDVHDALKRRCLYHWVEHPDFEREVAIISLRTNGVAPALARQVAAAVARFRDIGLYKPPGVAESIDWSMALVRLGVDGLDATSAEVTLGAVLKYREDQGRVQEFGLDRIIAEATSR, translated from the coding sequence GTGGGAGTGGGCCCCGGGTCGGTGACCGAGGTCGCCGACGGCCTCCGCGCCAACGACTACCTGCCGTCGGAGGGGCTCGCCACGGCGATCTTCCTGGCGCTCTCGCTGCAGCGGCCGCTGCTGCTGGAGGGCGAGGCCGGAGTCGGCAAGACCGAGGTGGCCAAGACGCTGGCGGGTTGGCTGGGCAGCCGCCTCATCCGCCTGCAGTGCTACGAGGGCATCGACGTGTCCCAGGCCGTGTACGAGTGGGACTACTCGCGCCAGTTGCTGCACCTGCGCACGGCCGAAGCCACCGGTGGGGCGTCCGGTGCCGATGCGGCCGCGCTGGAGGACTCCCTGTACTCCGAACGCTTCCTGGTGAAGCGGCCGCTGCTGGACGCCATCTCCCACGACGACCCGGTGCCGCCGGTGCTGCTGATCGACGAGGTGGACCGATCCGACGACGAGTTCGAGGCCTTCCTGCTGGAGGTCCTTTCGGACTGGTCGATCACGGTGCCCGAGTTGGGGACCTTCCGCGCCGCCGCGCCGCCGATCGTGGTGGTGACCTCCAACCGCACCCGCGACGTCCACGACGCCCTTAAGCGCCGCTGCCTTTACCACTGGGTGGAGCACCCCGACTTCGAACGCGAGGTGGCGATCATCTCGCTGCGCACCAACGGTGTCGCGCCGGCGCTGGCGCGCCAGGTCGCGGCCGCTGTCGCCCGGTTCCGCGACATCGGCCTCTACAAGCCGCCCGGCGTGGCCGAGAGCATCGACTGGTCGATGGCGCTGGTGCGTCTCGGTGTGGACGGCCTGGACGCCACCAGCGCCGAGGTGACCCTGGGAGCCGTGCTCAAGTACCGGGAGGATCAGGGGCGGGTCCAGGAGTTCGGCCTCGACAGGATCATCGCCGAGGCCACGAGCCGCTAG
- a CDS encoding nucleotidyltransferase family protein, with translation MPRASRPAGPAADNPAGSGLTADTRRGTAGVLLAAGEGSRFAGPTHKLRAEFGGRPLLRWAVDAALEAPLAAVYVVLGAEDLSDLLPPEVTIVMNHDWQRGQSWSLQAGVRTAEMDGHAAVVVGVADQPLVGAEAWRRVAEAPGSIVTAVYGARRRPPVKLDAAVWPLLPLDGDEGARQLMRRRPEMVREVTCPGDPTDIDTREDLRRRDR, from the coding sequence GTGCCGCGGGCTTCTCGACCTGCCGGGCCTGCCGCCGACAACCCCGCCGGAAGCGGCCTTACGGCTGATACCCGCCGCGGGACTGCGGGCGTCCTGCTGGCCGCCGGCGAGGGATCGCGGTTCGCCGGCCCCACTCACAAACTGCGCGCCGAGTTCGGTGGCCGGCCCCTCCTCCGGTGGGCTGTCGATGCCGCCCTCGAAGCCCCTCTGGCGGCCGTCTACGTGGTGCTCGGCGCCGAGGACCTCAGCGACCTGCTCCCCCCCGAGGTGACCATCGTGATGAACCATGACTGGCAGCGCGGCCAGTCCTGGTCGCTGCAGGCCGGCGTCCGCACCGCCGAGATGGACGGGCACGCGGCGGTCGTGGTGGGCGTGGCCGATCAGCCCCTCGTCGGTGCCGAGGCCTGGCGGCGGGTGGCCGAGGCCCCGGGATCCATCGTCACCGCCGTCTACGGCGCCCGCCGACGCCCGCCGGTGAAGCTCGACGCCGCGGTGTGGCCGCTGCTCCCGCTCGACGGCGACGAGGGCGCCCGCCAACTCATGCGCCGCCGCCCCGAGATGGTCCGCGAGGTCACCTGCCCCGGCGACCCCACCGACATCGACACCCGCGAGGACCTCCGCCGCCGCGACCGGTGA
- a CDS encoding (2Fe-2S)-binding protein, producing MEISVTINGTTHSHDVEPRTLLVHYIRDVVGLTGTNIGCDTSSCGACTIHVNGESVKSCTMFAVQADGEDLLTIEGLADGDTLHPMQESFRQCHALQCGYCTPGMVMAAVSFLDENPNPSEREVRLGLEGNLCRCTGYHNIVKAVLHCAAGGEQ from the coding sequence GTGGAGATATCGGTCACGATCAACGGGACGACCCACTCGCACGACGTGGAGCCCCGGACGCTCCTGGTGCACTACATCCGCGACGTGGTCGGCCTCACGGGCACCAACATCGGCTGTGACACGTCGTCCTGCGGTGCCTGCACCATCCACGTCAACGGCGAGTCGGTCAAGTCCTGCACGATGTTCGCGGTGCAGGCCGACGGTGAGGATCTCCTGACCATCGAGGGTCTCGCCGACGGTGACACGCTCCACCCCATGCAGGAGTCCTTCCGTCAGTGCCACGCCCTGCAGTGCGGCTACTGCACGCCGGGCATGGTGATGGCGGCGGTCTCGTTCCTGGACGAGAACCCGAACCCCAGCGAGCGGGAGGTGCGGCTCGGCCTGGAGGGGAATCTCTGCCGCTGCACCGGCTACCACAACATCGTCAAGGCGGTTCTGCACTGTGCGGCAGGAGGTGAGCAGTGA
- a CDS encoding XdhC/CoxI family protein has protein sequence MAADPAPLYEALAEALRADEPVALATIIEGVGKGARLLVRPGMEALGTLGSPELDDVATRDVLGELELGQTCVRHYGAGGEQRMEDLTLFVESFAPQPRMLIFGAVDFTAALARVAKVLGYKVVVCDARKVFATPKRFPMADEIRVEWPDSVFDAYGGRLRPVDAVCILTHDTKFDVPAVVRALQTDVGYIGVMGSRRTHAKRIERLREVGVDEDGLARLMAPIGLDIGGRTPEETAVSVVAEIIAVRAGRAAPSLRDSAGPIHR, from the coding sequence ATGGCTGCCGATCCGGCGCCCCTCTATGAGGCCCTCGCCGAGGCGTTGCGGGCCGACGAGCCGGTCGCGCTGGCCACGATCATCGAGGGGGTCGGCAAGGGCGCCCGCCTGCTCGTGCGTCCCGGTATGGAGGCGCTCGGGACCCTCGGCAGCCCCGAACTCGACGACGTTGCGACCCGTGACGTGCTCGGCGAACTCGAACTGGGCCAGACCTGCGTCCGCCACTACGGCGCCGGCGGGGAGCAGCGGATGGAGGACCTCACGCTGTTCGTGGAGTCCTTCGCCCCCCAGCCCAGGATGCTGATCTTCGGCGCCGTGGACTTCACCGCCGCCCTGGCGAGGGTGGCGAAGGTGCTGGGCTACAAGGTCGTGGTGTGCGACGCCCGCAAGGTCTTCGCCACGCCCAAGCGCTTCCCGATGGCCGACGAGATCAGGGTCGAGTGGCCCGACAGCGTCTTCGACGCCTACGGCGGCAGGCTGCGGCCCGTCGACGCCGTCTGCATCCTCACCCACGACACCAAGTTCGACGTGCCGGCGGTGGTGCGCGCCCTGCAGACCGACGTGGGCTACATCGGGGTGATGGGCAGCCGCCGCACCCACGCCAAGCGGATCGAGCGGCTCCGCGAGGTGGGAGTGGATGAGGACGGGCTGGCGAGGCTCATGGCCCCGATCGGCCTCGACATCGGCGGGCGCACTCCCGAGGAGACGGCGGTCTCGGTCGTGGCGGAGATCATCGCGGTCCGCGCTGGACGGGCGGCCCCGTCGCTGCGGGACAGCGCCGGCCCCATCCATCGCTGA
- the eno gene encoding phosphopyruvate hydratase: protein MSAIVHVTGREILDSRGNPTVEADVALACGARGRAAVPSGASTGSLEALERRDGDSRYGGKGVRQAVAAVNGEIAAAVRGLDSADQRTLDRTLIELDGTPGKSRLGANAILGVSLATAAADAAGRDVPLYRRIGGDGATTLPVPLMNLLNGGAHADNNLDLQEFMVVPLGAGSFSEGLQWGTEIYQTLRGRLSAAGLSTAVGDEGGFAPDVPSNETALELLLGAVEEAGLRPGDDVALALDVAATEFAEAGEYRLAGEGRSLDRAQMVDYLAYLAGSFPVCSIEDGMAEDDWEGWGMLTEALGDRLALVGDDLFVTRVDLLQRGVSSGVANSILIKVNQVGTLSETLDAIEAAQAAGYGAVVSHRSGETEDTTIADLAVGAGTGRIKAGAPARSDRTAKYNRLLRIEEELAESAVYGSGSGGSGPGGSGPGGVAP from the coding sequence ATGAGCGCAATAGTCCACGTCACGGGACGGGAGATCCTTGACTCGCGCGGTAACCCCACCGTCGAGGCGGACGTCGCGCTGGCGTGCGGGGCCCGCGGGCGTGCCGCTGTCCCCTCCGGCGCCTCCACCGGCAGCCTCGAAGCCCTCGAACGCAGGGACGGCGACTCGCGCTACGGCGGCAAGGGCGTACGTCAGGCGGTGGCCGCGGTCAACGGGGAGATCGCCGCGGCCGTGCGCGGGCTCGACTCGGCCGACCAGCGGACCCTGGACCGAACGCTGATCGAACTGGACGGGACGCCCGGCAAGTCCCGACTCGGTGCCAACGCCATCCTCGGCGTCTCGCTGGCGACTGCGGCGGCCGACGCCGCCGGCCGCGACGTCCCGCTGTACCGGCGGATCGGCGGCGACGGCGCCACCACGCTTCCGGTGCCGCTCATGAACCTTCTCAACGGCGGCGCGCACGCCGACAACAACCTCGACCTGCAGGAGTTCATGGTCGTGCCGCTCGGGGCGGGGTCGTTCAGCGAGGGACTGCAGTGGGGGACGGAGATCTATCAGACCCTGCGCGGGCGGCTGTCGGCGGCGGGGCTGTCCACGGCGGTCGGTGACGAGGGAGGTTTCGCTCCCGACGTCCCCAGTAACGAGACGGCGCTGGAGTTGCTGCTGGGCGCGGTCGAAGAGGCCGGGCTGCGTCCGGGCGACGACGTCGCGCTGGCACTGGACGTGGCGGCCACGGAGTTCGCCGAGGCCGGGGAGTACCGCCTGGCGGGCGAGGGGCGGAGCCTGGACCGTGCCCAGATGGTCGACTACCTGGCATATCTGGCGGGCAGCTTCCCGGTCTGCTCCATCGAGGACGGCATGGCGGAGGATGATTGGGAGGGCTGGGGGATGCTCACCGAGGCGTTGGGTGACCGTCTGGCGCTGGTGGGCGACGACCTGTTCGTCACCCGGGTGGACCTGCTGCAGAGGGGCGTCTCCTCCGGTGTCGCCAACTCCATTCTCATCAAGGTGAACCAGGTGGGCACGCTCAGCGAGACCCTGGACGCCATCGAGGCTGCGCAGGCGGCGGGATACGGAGCGGTCGTGTCGCATCGCTCCGGCGAGACCGAGGACACCACCATCGCCGACTTGGCGGTGGGCGCCGGGACGGGGCGCATCAAGGCCGGCGCGCCCGCCCGCAGCGATCGCACCGCCAAGTACAACCGCCTGCTGCGCATCGAGGAGGAGCTTGCCGAGTCCGCCGTGTACGGGTCCGGCAGCGGCGGATCGGGGCCCGGCGGATCGGGGCCCGGCGGAGTTGCGCCATGA
- a CDS encoding septum formation initiator family protein, with amino-acid sequence MTSPAARRLQRALVIVSLSAVVLAVTWTWGVNPARNWLDQRDRIIQLEARLAEVQSSNAALRADIELLHTDAEIERIARRDLGLIYPGEEAYAINLPAAVVGSG; translated from the coding sequence ATGACCTCGCCGGCTGCTCGACGCCTGCAGCGGGCGCTGGTCATCGTGTCACTCAGCGCCGTGGTGCTCGCCGTCACCTGGACCTGGGGTGTGAACCCGGCGCGGAACTGGCTCGACCAGCGCGACCGGATCATCCAACTGGAGGCCCGGCTGGCCGAGGTGCAGTCGTCCAACGCGGCGCTGCGGGCCGACATCGAACTGTTGCACACCGACGCCGAGATCGAGCGCATCGCCCGGCGAGACCTCGGTCTGATCTATCCCGGTGAGGAGGCGTACGCCATCAACCTGCCGGCGGCCGTCGTCGGCTCGGGCTGA
- a CDS encoding SAM-dependent methyltransferase, translating to MNSESPRVTVVGLGPAGADLVTEGTRALIEAVPPAARFVRTVRHPSAGVVAPAKGCDDLYRSAQRIEQVYEAIVERLVAAARRHGTVLYAVPGSPAVAERSVQMLLGDSRVDAEVHPALSFADLAWSRLGVDPLASGVRIVDGQRFAGEAAGERGPLLVAQCDSAETLAAVAPALPAPSTVVWVLHHLGLESERVEQVRAGDLARWEPVDHLTSLYIPEMADVSAAELVRFGELVATLRAECPWDRRQTHRSLRRHLLEEVYEVLEAIDGLPEPAAPGGATAAGEGYEHLEEELGDLLFHVFFHATLAAEQGQFTIGDVVRQVDAKLRRRHPHVFGPAAGAAGDEESLDAGWEQIKRVEKGRASAMDGIPEALPALLGALKVQKRAEAAGLGRSSETTARARLRAALDVPPGRRDEGWLGSLLFEVVELARHCSLDPESALRAASNAAREEFRRAEEI from the coding sequence ATGAACTCCGAGTCGCCGCGCGTCACCGTCGTCGGGCTCGGCCCGGCCGGGGCCGACCTCGTCACCGAAGGCACCCGAGCGCTCATCGAGGCGGTGCCGCCGGCGGCGCGCTTCGTCCGCACCGTCCGCCACCCTTCTGCGGGGGTCGTGGCGCCGGCGAAGGGTTGTGACGACCTCTACCGTTCGGCGCAGCGCATCGAGCAGGTGTACGAGGCCATCGTCGAGCGCCTCGTGGCGGCGGCGAGGCGTCACGGAACGGTGCTGTATGCCGTGCCGGGTTCGCCTGCTGTGGCGGAGCGATCGGTGCAGATGCTCCTCGGCGACAGCCGCGTCGACGCCGAGGTGCACCCGGCGCTGTCCTTCGCCGATCTGGCATGGTCCCGGCTCGGGGTCGATCCCCTGGCGAGCGGGGTGCGGATCGTCGACGGCCAGCGGTTCGCCGGCGAGGCGGCGGGCGAGCGCGGGCCGCTGCTGGTGGCTCAGTGCGACAGCGCCGAGACCCTGGCGGCGGTCGCTCCGGCGCTGCCGGCACCCTCGACGGTGGTCTGGGTCCTGCACCACCTGGGCCTGGAATCCGAGCGGGTGGAGCAGGTCCGTGCCGGCGATCTGGCGCGCTGGGAGCCGGTGGACCACCTCACGTCGCTGTACATCCCCGAGATGGCCGACGTGTCCGCAGCCGAACTGGTCCGCTTCGGCGAGTTGGTTGCGACGCTGCGTGCCGAGTGCCCGTGGGATCGCAGGCAGACGCACCGCAGCCTTCGCCGCCACCTGCTCGAGGAGGTCTACGAGGTGCTGGAGGCCATCGACGGGTTGCCGGAGCCGGCGGCGCCGGGCGGCGCCACCGCAGCGGGCGAGGGCTATGAGCACCTCGAGGAGGAACTCGGGGATCTGCTCTTCCATGTCTTCTTTCACGCCACGCTGGCCGCCGAGCAGGGACAGTTCACCATCGGCGACGTGGTGCGGCAGGTGGACGCCAAGCTGAGACGGCGCCATCCTCACGTGTTCGGCCCGGCGGCGGGCGCCGCCGGCGACGAGGAATCGCTGGACGCCGGGTGGGAACAGATCAAGCGTGTCGAGAAGGGGCGCGCCTCGGCGATGGACGGCATCCCCGAGGCGCTGCCCGCGCTGCTTGGTGCGCTCAAGGTGCAGAAGCGGGCCGAAGCCGCCGGCCTCGGCCGCAGCAGCGAGACCACCGCGCGGGCGCGCCTGCGGGCCGCCCTCGACGTCCCGCCGGGGCGGCGTGATGAGGGGTGGCTCGGATCGTTGCTCTTCGAGGTGGTCGAACTGGCGCGGCACTGCTCGCTGGATCCGGAGTCGGCGCTGCGGGCGGCCTCGAACGCAGCCCGCGAGGAGTTCCGCCGGGCCGAGGAGATCTGA